One window of Deltaproteobacteria bacterium genomic DNA carries:
- the nth gene encoding endonuclease III yields the protein MKLTTKILKKLEAMYPSSHCELYHQSPYQLLVATILSAQCTDKRVNMVTPGLFKTAPTPKAMLELRENRLMEMIKSCGFYRTKAKNILKTSQILLEKFGGEVPRTQEELIQLPSVGRKTANVVLYNAYGIAAIAVDTHVFRVSQRLGLAKGKTPDQIEQQLMKVFAKQDWGKAHHLLIFHGRYHCSARRPKCETCPLTAECQYYQTL from the coding sequence ATGAAACTCACCACGAAAATACTCAAAAAATTAGAGGCTATGTACCCTAGCTCCCATTGTGAATTGTACCATCAAAGCCCCTATCAATTGTTAGTTGCCACCATTTTATCGGCCCAATGCACAGATAAACGGGTCAACATGGTAACTCCTGGGCTATTTAAAACCGCCCCCACCCCTAAGGCCATGTTAGAATTGAGGGAAAACCGCTTAATGGAAATGATCAAATCTTGCGGGTTTTACCGTACCAAGGCCAAAAATATCTTAAAAACCAGTCAGATCCTTTTAGAAAAATTTGGGGGGGAGGTACCACGCACCCAAGAAGAATTAATTCAATTACCAAGTGTGGGGCGAAAAACTGCCAATGTTGTACTTTACAATGCCTACGGGATTGCCGCTATCGCGGTAGACACTCATGTCTTTCGAGTCTCTCAACGCCTAGGGTTGGCCAAGGGCAAGACCCCCGACCAAATTGAACAGCAACTCATGAAGGTGTTTGCCAAGCAAGATTGGGGCAAGGCCCATCATTTGCTTATTTTTCACGGTCGTTACCATTGCAGCGCACGCCGCCCCAAATGCGAAACTTGCCCCCTAACCGCTGAATGCCAGTATTATCAAACGCTATAA
- a CDS encoding PaaI family thioesterase, whose protein sequence is MVKNYRQLVAAVFSHPDNFGELVGYEIVEAKENFAKTSLKIESKHISPAGMVHGGVISTFVDFSMGACLFSGLKAGERCSTIEFKINYISTVKLNEIIYCDAKVKYRGKSHAVTEAHVYRHKGKDIAMAMGTYNIYKL, encoded by the coding sequence ATGGTGAAAAATTATCGACAGTTGGTCGCGGCGGTATTCTCCCATCCAGATAATTTTGGCGAGTTGGTAGGTTATGAAATTGTTGAGGCCAAGGAAAACTTTGCCAAGACTTCCCTTAAAATCGAGTCAAAGCATATCAGCCCTGCGGGGATGGTTCATGGTGGGGTTATTTCTACCTTTGTTGATTTTTCTATGGGGGCTTGTTTGTTTAGCGGGCTAAAGGCAGGGGAGCGTTGCTCAACGATCGAATTTAAAATTAATTATATCTCAACCGTCAAATTAAACGAAATTATCTATTGCGATGCGAAGGTTAAATACCGTGGTAAATCCCATGCCGTTACCGAAGCCCATGTTTATCGGCATAAGGGGAAAGATATTGCCATGGCCATGGGTACCTACAATATTTACAAATTATAG